The genomic window ACTAACGAAAAATATTTTTCTATTTCTACCCGCCAAGCTGGAACATATTTTTGTATCAACATTCCAACTTCTTCATAGCTGTATTCGTATTTGAAATTTGCTCCTGCATTGTCCTTTGTTTTTCCTGCTAGCGTTGCAAAATCTTCTTTGCCCCATTTGCTTCCATCTTCTTTTACATCAAATCGTTTTGTGATGTAGGCAGGCGAACCATTTTTGAAAAAAATCATGGCATTTTCTGCCGTGTTCAGTCCATACACCTGTTTAGCTATCTGCATAGTTAAATGTTCGTTGGCAGGAACTTGGTCTACTTTTTTCAAATCTCTTGGTATGGGTTTGAGTATGTAAGTGCCATGTTCCCCTTCATTTGTCAAACGCAATAAATTTTTTTCTAAAAGAAAACTCAATTTTTCTTGCACACCCGATATGGATATGCGTTTACGGTTTTCCATGAACTGCTCTGCAACTTCTTCGCTTTGCTGTGGTTGCTCATAGGGTAAAAGATGATTCACTTTTTTGCCATTGAACAAATTCCGTAAGCAACTTGGGCTATATGTGTTAAAACCTTCAGCCAAAGTTCCGGGACAATATTTCAACTCACCTAAATTCATTTTGCTGCAATTGGTTTTACAGTTATTGCTCCTATGGTATCGTATTGTGCGGTTGCCATGAGTAGCCCGAAATTGTCTTCTTCGTCAATTCTCAATTGTGTGCTTTGCAATTTTCTGTTTACTCCTTCGCTAAGCATGTTAAAGAAAAATGGAAACAAAAATTCGCTGCTGTATTCCTTTTGAGTTTTAGGAAGGGTTAAACTGATAGCAGGATTGGCTGCATCGTTGAAATAAATGTCGTCATACCTGAATACAAAATGCTGACGGTTTTCTTCTGTCAGTATTCCTGCTAATGTTCCGTTGCGATATATTTCCATTGCTCTCATTTATTCATGCTTCTTTTTACCTCAAGTGTTAGTTCCATACCCAATACTTCCGCCAGTTTATTCAAAACCTCCAATGAAGGATTGCCTTGTCCTCGCTCCAGTTTATACAAAGTGTTGGTGCTCACTTTTGCCAATTCAGCCAAGTGTGGTTGAGTAATACTTAACTCCTTTCTTCTGTTTCTTATGGTTACTCCAAGGTCTTTGACTAACATTATACTGTGATTTATGAGGCAAAATTAGCTTTCATTTTCCAATTAAGCAAATAAAATCACAGTATAATGTGATTTATGGTGTAATTTCTAAGGATTAAAAAGGCAAACCTTCGGAAATCACATTTTAGTGTGTTTTCAACTGTTCTCATACTGAAATAGAGTTAGCAAATAGCCTCTCGCTTTTTGAATGTCAGCATCACTGAAAATTTCTCTTTCCAATTTTGCTTTCCATTCTTTTTCGGTTTTGATAATTTGTTTTACTGATTTCACAGATGCAGAACTTTTTCTGGTTCTGCATATTTAGTTCTCGGGTTGAAAGGTACAACCGCTTTGCGTAAATAGTTTTGCATTTGATTTTCGGCATGGCGTTGAAACAGGTAAGAAAGTATGGTGCAACGTTTTCTGAGTCGTTCAACAAAGCTGTTATTGTTTGGTCTCCTTCAACTCTGCCTATGATTCTGTAACAAATAAAGATTTTCATCTGCGTCATATTATTGCTGTCGCTTTTTAAATGCCTTACAACGTCAGACTGTGAAAATACCATATTTTTTGTTTTCAACTTCATAAATCACCCGGTAAAATTTCATATCACCGAATTTTAGAAGTGATAAAGGCAACATTTTTATAGACCACCAATAATTTACTTAAAAAAATAAGAGCTCCCACAGGCTTAAAACAAGCCAGTTTTGAGAAAAATTAGGGTCTTTCTTGTGACTATTCCGGTAAGCAACTTACCGCCCGATTATCCAATAGTGAACTTTTTTTGGTGGTAACCCTTGCTCCGGATTATACACATCATGCCGGATATTTGTCACACCGAGGAAAAAAGCTGCGTTTAGCAAATTTGTATGATCAACTGATTTGCCATCACCAATGCCAAAAGTTGAAGTACCAGTTCATTTGCGCATGTTGATCAAAACAGGAATTGACATAAGTCTATGTCCCATCTGCAAAACTGGAAAATTAATCCTGATCAAAACAAGTATTTGCATCAACGGCATTTTGATCGATGTCAAGACCATACAAAACAAAGGCTCTCCATTAATAAACATCGACATTCCATGAAAATTACCCTAAATAAATATTGTTATACATTTACTTACAGAAAAATTAATGTAGATTTTTCTGTGGCGAAGCTATGCAAAAAACTAATAATTGTACTACTAAAAAGGTAAAAGCTTGACCAAAAAAACTCAATTGATATACTATGACACCTAAGAAGAGGTCTCGTTGAATATGAACGAATGAAGTCTTGAATTTTATTCAAGACCAGATGCATAGAGATGCATCTGATGAGAGAACTGAGAGACCCTTCTCTCAGCTTTATAGCAG from Saprospiraceae bacterium includes these protein-coding regions:
- a CDS encoding HipA domain-containing protein; this translates as MNLGELKYCPGTLAEGFNTYSPSCLRNLFNGKKVNHLLPYEQPQQSEEVAEQFMENRKRISISGVQEKLSFLLEKNLLRLTNEGEHGTYILKPIPRDLKKVDQVPANEHLTMQIAKQVYGLNTAENAMIFFKNGSPAYITKRFDVKEDGSKWGKEDFATLAGKTKDNAGANFKYEYSYEEVGMLIQKYVPAWRVEIEKYFSLVVFNFLFSNGDAHLKNFSLLESTKGDYLLSPAYDLVNTKLHVDDSDFALDKGLFADGFKSEQYKKSEHPSKSDFTEFAKRIGVAESRVNKLIYPFLENQPYMETLVSRSFLSDANKRGYLLMYNTKRNYLIA
- a CDS encoding HipA N-terminal domain-containing protein; protein product: MRAMEIYRNGTLAGILTEENRQHFVFRYDDIYFNDAANPAISLTLPKTQKEYSSEFLFPFFFNMLSEGVNRKLQSTQLRIDEEDNFGLLMATAQYDTIGAITVKPIAAK
- a CDS encoding helix-turn-helix transcriptional regulator codes for the protein MLVKDLGVTIRNRRKELSITQPHLAELAKVSTNTLYKLERGQGNPSLEVLNKLAEVLGMELTLEVKRSMNK